From the Xylocopa sonorina isolate GNS202 chromosome 9, iyXylSono1_principal, whole genome shotgun sequence genome, the window GGCAAGAATCTGCCGGTGACAGGGACGGAGGGTTTCGAGTACGAAGACGAGGACTCGTTCACGAACTCGCGCATATCTATGCCCGCCGCTATCCCGCGGACTTCTAAGTACGATTCCCCGATACTTAAGGACGACGGTGGCGGGGCAGTGTCGTTCTCCACTTCAGCACCACTCTTTGAACACACtggtaattcattttattttgtTAGACTATGAAGCGTATTCTAATCGATGGTTTATTGTAGGTTCCTCCGCGACTGGATGCAGATGCGACTCGCTGCTTCACGCAGTGTCGTGGCGAGAAGCCTTACACCCCATTGAAGCAGAGAGATACAATTCGAGCATCGTTTGCGCCGAACAAAGCTAATCAAACTGTTCTACGGGTATACCTTTAATTGGCTCGGATGTTATTTCCTCCTCTGTATCCTGCTTCCATCTCAACTTTCTGAGCATCAGTTCGACGATGGCTAATTCACCGTTCAAGATGTAGACCATTACTATGACGAAGCCCTGAATTTGTGAAAGTCATCGTTAAACACTGGGTTTctgtaattattttaaataataagtATACGTCGACTTACTAAGACGGACGAAAGGGAAGCGAATATGTAATGGAAAATGATGGAGGTGGAGTTTATGTAGAAGATAGAGGAGGCTTCCATTGCGATTACGCCGCAAATGACTATGGCAGCTCGATGTAGCATTCGTAATCTGAAAGAAAGTACTTTTCAAATTTTCTAGTTCCGATTATTCCTTAATTGCACAAGCTTTTCAGCTATACCTATTCTCTATGGCTTCCTTCTTCATAACGTTCTCCTCGACAAGAGTATGAGCCTTGTGCAAAATGCCTAAATATAATAGTAGAAATATAAGAAACATCATCGTTGCGCAAGTAACGAATATGTTGTAGACACCACTGCCGAACAGTAACCACCACGATTCGTGCCTCCAACCAGTGCTCTTGTGCGTCAGTTCTGTACTTAACACGGCCAAGACTGGAACACCTGCATCAGACAGAAAAAATTGAGGAAAAGGTCCATTAAACTATCACTCGCTTTTTTCCAAATATTTATTCAAACCAGTAATGACTGCGATAACCGTAGGCTGGAAGTGCTGTCCAGATCTAACTTGAGCTAATCCAGCGTAAATAATCAGAGCTTCTGATATTGGTGCCGACATACCAACGAGAAGAAAGGCTTCCAAGCTTATCGCTACGATCGCAAAGGAACTCTGAAATAAAGAAATCACTGCTATTAAATGCTTCCAGAGTTAATACACACTCCAATTACCTCTGGTAAGTCATTATGCACAGCGTAAATGAAAACAGCCATCGCTCCAATTAAAGCACCGCAGCATTGAAGTTTCAGAAAGTTCAACCAGCTTCGATTTTTCCACCAGAACGACGCTAGGATCAAAAAGGACAGGAGACATTGCGCCAAACAGCTACCGCATCCGAATATCACGATGAACGTGGTCTGTTCTTTCTTTGCGAGCACTACCTGAGGAGGATCCTGATCATCTCATAATTTAAAGCCAAGTATTCATGACAGTTTCACCTATACTCACTCTCACAGCACGTGCTGTTAGGAAAACAGCAAAGGTCCCAGTATTAGGGCACAGACAATGGGTTGAAGCGTCACCTGGCAAGGTGTTGGCGATGCAGCTGTTCAGATCCCAGGTGCCTGCGCTGTCCATAAAGCCACAGGACACATTCCATGAATTTGACTGGTTCTGCACGTGTCTCAGCTGCAGGTCTAcccaaattttgttatatttgTCCAGGCTGAACGACGGTACTGCCACCATGATTACTCGCGAGTTGATACGGAATTCCAAGTCCGTCCCATCGCTTGGTCAAATTATATCGAATAGTTGAAACATCAAATTATGGATTTTAGTACTGCGAACACTTACTCGAGTTCCTTGACATACGTCGCTGGCAGGAATTGGGATATATTCTTGTAAACGACTATGATTGCGTTTAGTGTACTGCCAGATTTTACACCACGCTGACGTTTTTTCCATAAGCGTATCGCCGTTTTATCTTCGTACCAAtttggatacctagacatgatAAGTAACATTAGTAACGTAATTAAACGAACATAATGTTATTCGATGAATAGTGTATACATGGAGTCATCTATAGGGATCTGGAGAGAATGAGTAATACTGTCTCCATTGTGTTGTTGCAGATCTTGGACATCGAGCACCAAGGAAGAAAGAGATAAATGCTTGTAAGGATTGGTAGCTAGCTTGGACCAGTACACCAGGCTACGTTGCGTGATTtgaagaagcagcagaactttCTGGAAATTATAAAATTACGTATCTATTTTTTACATTACTTTCAAATCAAATTGAATTTTTTACCTGTTGACTTAAAATCGAATTCTCGTCGCTTAATATTCGATTAATTATCCGTATCAGAGCCTCCGTAGAGATATACAAATCAGATGGGTCTATATTACGCTGGTAATGTCCTATTTCCGCTAGGATGCTCAAAATACGATCTCCTTCGCCAGGATAAAGAGGTAAGCCACGTGAAGATAGGATATCCCAGAAGACCATGATGATTTCAGAACCAGTGGTGTTCTGGTATCCTAACGTTAAGCTTTTGAACTGGTTATACTGCAAGACTAGCGGTTCGTATAAACAAGAGGAGAAATCAGGCGTTTGCCACTCTGGTGTTGTGGCATCTTTCATCGAGCACAGCCTTGAGACCTTCTTGCCCACAAAATGCTGTGGACATTCTAATAGAGCTTCGGATCCAGGAGCAGTGTCCGGCCAAAGCAAACCCCAGGACTTCCCTCGCGGGCAAATTGGTATTAATGTTCGATTCACAACCTCCACGCGAACGGACATAGATTTGTCCGCTACGTTACAGGTATATATTGCAGATTTCTGAAAATACAACACAGCAACGTGCGAAAAAAACTTCATCTCAGACTTCACTATTGGCTGAACAGTATACCTGTGCATTTGTGATTTTTAGTATGCTTCCAGCTGGGTACAGGTCTTCCCAGACTTCGCTGCCGGGTTCTAACTTCAACAGAGCTCTATTCTTCGTCCAACCGAACCCTATGCCTATATTAGGCATATTAGGCGTCATACACGTTAATTgtatgttggttccctaaaacAAAGGGCAATTTATGAAAGTGTTTATTTAAATTCATGTTCTTAGCCTCGGTACGATTTGAGAAGGATAAAACACTGCCTTAAAGGATGGATTCATAGAATCACCTTGTCTATGGTAGCGCTCATCGGCATCACCTTCACATCCGGTTCATCCCTCACATCTACATAGATGCTTTTACATTGTTGCACACCCCAATCGACTATTTGGCAAGTGTATTGACCCGCATCGAGCAGAGTTGCTTTTTCTATCGTTAACAAAGATGTGTGCAGGTCAGAACCGTCATTGGGTAGGTGTCTATACCAAATTTCCCTAAGTAACGAAGATTAGAGTGGTTttcaaagaatgaaaggtgCTAGAAACTTTTCATGTAACACTTAATAATTGCTCCTTTACCTGGTGGCTTTATTCGTATTCACTGGCATATTGTCCTTGTACCAGGTGAAATTTATGCCACTGCCCTGAGCAATACAAGAGAGAATGAACTGATCCCCCAAGTGAACGTCGTGTTCGTTTCCTTGATTCAATTTGAGACTCTGAAGAGGCGATTGAGACCCAATAAAATTTTTTGAAGGATATCAGGCAGCAGAGATCGATGATACGTACCTGCAATTTAAGGGCAGGCTTCTGTTGAAAGGTAAAGTGAGTCGACTCGAGGGAAATTTCGCTGAGTCGTCGACGTTGGACCAATCTGTTGAGGGATTCCCGAATTTTGTCTCCATCCTCCGAATTTCCGAAAAAATGGAAAGTGATTTCCGACGATGGCCTATGTAACGTATACGTGAACGATAAGAACCATTTCAATCGGATTTTCTCGATAATCTATCGTTGGATGATCTTTTTTTTCAGCAGAAAGATCTTGGCGAGTATATAACTAAATTCTTTGTTTGTCTAATGTACCTACTCACGTCACGCTCAGGATTTGTAAATCCTCCATGGACGAAATATTAGAATTCCTTAAATACTTTGCAAGCTGCGGAAAAGTTTAAGACACGTTAAAGACACAGTGGACAACTATCTCAAGAGAGGATATCAGAGAAGGAATTACAGGAATATAAATAAAAGCAACAATCTCGTGTGGTATATATAACacgtttatatattatataaaacaaTCATCAGGTCATAAC encodes:
- the LOC143426987 gene encoding uncharacterized protein LOC143426987 isoform X1, whose translation is MWSAATSFTVFVHLTLIGGSTTAEVLCGDRLTAPRGVIQTPNFPRSFPVPIKCRWVIDVSDIPATNSSIVVYLTQVYVFKGLSFTEYAYYESESMNFGATLIKEITEGNVFEHKLFRTFRTFLVIEFELDRLEGNHVRVLNNLLDVYGFNVTYQMTDDVPNSDSCSVQHCSYTGDCLVSGDYTSFWCNCFEGFSGKNCNEGPLCFDDRKNPVCQHGGTCNQIGAEAMTCDCADGYVGRNCEIHLLDTVDGECGIENCIMQCPYEEEEQQPCTCKNGTKIYNNRSRYESTIKLSNVTFLRTGLIAQHGSLESYVGKQLAKYLRNSNISSMEDLQILSVTPSSEITFHFFGNSEDGDKIRESLNRLVQRRRLSEISLESTHFTFQQKPALKLQSLKLNQGNEHDVHLGDQFILSCIAQGSGINFTWYKDNMPVNTNKATREIWYRHLPNDGSDLHTSLLTIEKATLLDAGQYTCQIVDWGVQQCKSIYVDVRDEPDVKVMPMSATIDKGTNIQLTCMTPNMPNIGIGFGWTKNRALLKLEPGSEVWEDLYPAGSILKITNAQKSAIYTCNVADKSMSVRVEVVNRTLIPICPRGKSWGLLWPDTAPGSEALLECPQHFVGKKVSRLCSMKDATTPEWQTPDFSSCLYEPLVLQYNQFKSLTLGYQNTTGSEIIMVFWDILSSRGLPLYPGEGDRILSILAEIGHYQRNIDPSDLYISTEALIRIINRILSDENSILSQQKVLLLLQITQRSLVYWSKLATNPYKHLSLSSLVLDVQDLQQHNGDSITHSLQIPIDDSMYPNWYEDKTAIRLWKKRQRGVKSGSTLNAIIVVYKNISQFLPATYVKELDDGTDLEFRINSRVIMVAVPSFSLDKYNKIWVDLQLRHVQNQSNSWNVSCGFMDSAGTWDLNSCIANTLPGDASTHCLCPNTGTFAVFLTARAVRDPPQVVLAKKEQTTFIVIFGCGSCLAQCLLSFLILASFWWKNRSWLNFLKLQCCGALIGAMAVFIYAVHNDLPESSFAIVAISLEAFLLVGMSAPISEALIIYAGLAQVRSGQHFQPTVIAVITGVPVLAVLSTELTHKSTGWRHESWWLLFGSGVYNIFVTCATMMFLIFLLLYLGILHKAHTLVEENVMKKEAIENRLRMLHRAAIVICGVIAMEASSIFYINSTSIIFHYIFASLSSVLGFVIVMVYILNGELAIVELMLRKLRWKQDTEEEITSEPIKVCSKSGAEVENDTAPPPSSLSIGESYLEVRGIAAGIDMREFVNESSSSYSKPSVPVTGRFLPEIRIDHSDDINLENYNTSPRKYQEAIAFDSVFSPRPQHCVNEPYGPGECCSFLEFGKYREPQGQLFISHNPSQESSAKVLCSADVESRLSGMPDVTLAVKNEVELLSTTELKSREHVNAIPDIANTTERKQPDGEEKAPEIVITNCEATASGMLDRIAHDLDYLLNRTHSADGT
- the LOC143426987 gene encoding uncharacterized protein LOC143426987 isoform X2, giving the protein MWSAATSFTVFVHLTLIGGSTTAEVLCGDRLTAPRGVIQTPNFPRSFPVPIKCRWVIDVSDIPATNSSIVVYLTQVYVFKGLSFTEYAYYESESMNFGATLIKEITEGNVFEHKLFRTFRTFLVIEFELDRLEGNHVRVLNNLLDVYGFNVTYQMTDDVPNSDSCSVQHCSYTGDCLVSGDYTSFWCNCFEGFSGKNCNEGPLCFDDRKNPVCQHGGTCNQIGAEAMTCDCADGYVGRNCEIHLLDTVDGECGIENCIMQCPYEEEEQQPCTCKNGTKIYNNRSRYESTIKLSNVTFLRTGLIAQHGSLESYVGKQLAKYLRNSNISSMEDLQILSVTPSSEITFHFFGNSEDGDKIRESLNRLVQRRRLSEISLESTHFTFQQKPALKLQSLKLNQGNEHDVHLGDQFILSCIAQGSGINFTWYKDNMPVNTNKATREIWYRHLPNDGSDLHTSLLTIEKATLLDAGQYTCQIVDWGVQQCKSIYVDVRDEPDVKVMPMSATIDKGTNIQLTCMTPNMPNIGIGFGWTKNRALLKLEPGSEVWEDLYPAGSILKITNAQKSAIYTCNVADKSMSVRVEVVNRTLIPICPRGKSWGLLWPDTAPGSEALLECPQHFVGKKVSRLCSMKDATTPEWQTPDFSSCLYEPLVLQYNQFKSLTLGYQNTTGSEIIMVFWDILSSRGLPLYPGEGDRILSILAEIGHYQRNIDPSDLYISTEALIRIINRILSDENSILSQQKVLLLLQITQRSLVYWSKLATNPYKHLSLSSLVLDVQDLQQHNGDSITHSLQIPIDDSMYPNWYEDKTAIRLWKKRQRGVKSGSTLNAIIVVYKNISQFLPATYVKELDDGTDLEFRINSRVIMVAVPSFSLDKYNKIWVDLQLRHVQNQSNSWNVSCGFMDSAGTWDLNSCIANTLPGDASTHCLCPNTGTFAVFLTARAVRVVLAKKEQTTFIVIFGCGSCLAQCLLSFLILASFWWKNRSWLNFLKLQCCGALIGAMAVFIYAVHNDLPESSFAIVAISLEAFLLVGMSAPISEALIIYAGLAQVRSGQHFQPTVIAVITGVPVLAVLSTELTHKSTGWRHESWWLLFGSGVYNIFVTCATMMFLIFLLLYLGILHKAHTLVEENVMKKEAIENRLRMLHRAAIVICGVIAMEASSIFYINSTSIIFHYIFASLSSVLGFVIVMVYILNGELAIVELMLRKLRWKQDTEEEITSEPIKVCSKSGAEVENDTAPPPSSLSIGESYLEVRGIAAGIDMREFVNESSSSYSKPSVPVTGRFLPEIRIDHSDDINLENYNTSPRKYQEAIAFDSVFSPRPQHCVNEPYGPGECCSFLEFGKYREPQGQLFISHNPSQESSAKVLCSADVESRLSGMPDVTLAVKNEVELLSTTELKSREHVNAIPDIANTTERKQPDGEEKAPEIVITNCEATASGMLDRIAHDLDYLLNRTHSADGT